A section of the Ignavibacteriales bacterium genome encodes:
- the nuoD gene encoding NADH dehydrogenase (quinone) subunit D, translated as MSQDIRERLLENDPTIKRTRILEALESEDMSVQFEDALDNEMVLNMGPQHPATHGVLRLLLKLDGETVIKCVPELGYLHRGYEKLAEASTYHEFIPHTDRLDYLQPIANNVGYALAVEKLIHLEVPERGQYIRMIVAELGRIQSHLLAIGALLIDIGAITPFLWCIREREKILDIYDLICGARFTTSYTRIGGVAQDVSDLAISNIERFIKDFPGYLQECRDLVERNKIFIVRTEGVGYLSPEECLEYGLTGPLVRAAGYDLDLRKDEPYLMYDNVDFDVPTYNSSDSLSRYYVRVEEMLQSVRIIEQCISKMPKGAYNSLNPKKVLPKKQRVYTKMEELIHDFMLINFGINPPVGESYQAIEASKGELGFYIISDSTGHPWRLKIRSPSFSNLQGLPPMMENCFIADTVVIIGSVDPVMGEADK; from the coding sequence ATGTCACAGGATATAAGAGAAAGGTTACTAGAAAACGATCCAACGATAAAAAGGACAAGGATACTCGAAGCGCTCGAGTCGGAGGATATGAGCGTTCAATTCGAGGATGCGCTCGATAATGAGATGGTGCTTAATATGGGTCCCCAGCATCCTGCGACACATGGTGTATTAAGATTATTATTAAAGCTTGATGGTGAGACAGTTATAAAATGTGTTCCTGAGCTTGGATATTTACACAGGGGATACGAAAAGCTTGCGGAAGCTTCCACATATCACGAGTTCATTCCACATACAGACAGACTCGATTATCTCCAGCCGATTGCTAATAACGTCGGCTATGCACTTGCAGTTGAAAAGCTGATCCATCTTGAAGTTCCCGAGCGCGGACAGTACATAAGAATGATCGTTGCAGAATTAGGCAGGATACAATCGCATCTGCTTGCGATTGGTGCTTTGCTCATCGATATAGGTGCGATAACACCATTTTTGTGGTGTATAAGGGAGAGGGAAAAGATTCTCGACATATATGATCTAATTTGCGGTGCGAGATTTACGACATCATATACTAGAATAGGTGGTGTAGCCCAGGATGTGAGCGATCTTGCCATCAGTAACATAGAGAGATTCATTAAAGACTTTCCGGGCTATCTGCAAGAGTGCAGAGATCTTGTAGAAAGGAATAAGATTTTTATAGTACGAACTGAGGGAGTTGGTTATTTATCACCGGAAGAGTGTCTCGAATACGGATTAACCGGTCCTCTAGTTAGAGCGGCTGGATATGACCTCGATCTAAGGAAAGACGAGCCGTATCTAATGTATGACAATGTGGATTTCGATGTGCCAACTTATAATTCCAGTGATTCTCTATCACGTTATTATGTAAGAGTAGAGGAAATGCTCCAATCTGTAAGAATAATCGAACAATGTATCAGTAAGATGCCAAAGGGCGCATACAATTCGCTGAATCCAAAGAAAGTACTGCCGAAAAAGCAGAGGGTTTATACGAAAATGGAAGAGCTTATTCATGACTTTATGCTGATAAATTTTGGTATTAATCCGCCGGTAGGCGAATCATATCAAGCGATTGAAGCCTCCAAAGGAGAACTTGGCTTTTATATTATAAGCGACAGCACAGGACATCCATGGCGTTTAAAAATAAGAAGCCCCAGTTTTAGTAATCTCCAGGGACTTCCTCCAATGATGGAAAACTGCTTTATCGCAGATACGGTTGTTATAATAGGAAGCGTCGATCCAGTGATGGGTGAGGCTGACAAATAA
- a CDS encoding NAD(P)H-dependent oxidoreductase subunit E, producing the protein MSKEITNHLFDENELKEAEKILSHFPSKMSGTLPLLWMLQEKFGWISKESMEYVGQLCEVPYDHVLGVVTFYTMYNKKPVGKVHLQVCTNVSCMLRGADRIYDHISKKLNIRNKETTEDGSYTLERVECLGSCASAPMVQVNNKEYYENLELDKIDALLEELKKKYSA; encoded by the coding sequence ATGAGTAAAGAGATCACAAATCATTTATTTGATGAGAACGAGCTAAAGGAAGCCGAAAAAATACTATCTCACTTTCCAAGTAAGATGTCGGGTACCTTGCCATTGCTTTGGATGCTTCAGGAGAAGTTCGGCTGGATATCAAAGGAATCGATGGAATATGTCGGTCAGCTTTGTGAAGTGCCGTATGACCATGTACTGGGTGTGGTGACATTTTATACAATGTATAATAAGAAACCTGTCGGAAAGGTGCATTTGCAGGTATGTACGAACGTTTCATGTATGCTAAGGGGAGCAGACAGGATTTATGACCATATCTCGAAGAAACTGAATATCAGGAATAAAGAAACTACAGAAGACGGATCATATACTCTTGAGAGAGTGGAGTGTCTTGGGAGCTGTGCATCGGCTCCAATGGTGCAGGTAAATAACAAAGAATATTATGAGAACCTTGAACTTGACAAGATAGATGCGTTGCTGGAAGAGTTAAAGAAAAAGTATTCAGCCTGA